One Lycium barbarum isolate Lr01 chromosome 5, ASM1917538v2, whole genome shotgun sequence genomic window carries:
- the LOC132642841 gene encoding uncharacterized protein LOC132642841 → MKNHWDNMKKDWILFKKLMRGETGLGWDATKNTIMADDDWWERKIKEDDRYNKFRKIDLSLIWYRYDALFSDIVATGERAHAANQEQMSGIRVDLDEEGTNSIGGYDKEHFINPSDEGNDESDDIQNVDSIMFPKPSLKRRGSIDDTETSNQVKKNKAKSGAASMREDIHSLVEFMSSKSTATSPSVDDPVIDKCMNMLANFSDIPARYGKYNYVCNMFLKKDVRQLFLKMETDEARKSWLEYNYQLHLQKMG, encoded by the exons atgaaaaatcaTTGGGATAACATGAAAAAAGATTGGATTCTTTTTAAGAAGTTGATGAGAGGGGAGACAGGTTTAGGATGGGATGCCACGAAAAATACAATTATGGCAGATGATGATTGGTGGGAGCGAAAAATTAAG GAGGATGATCGATATAATAAGTTCAGGAAAATAGATCTTTCACTAATATGGTATCGCTATGATGCGTTGTTTTCTGATATTGTTGCTACTGGAGAAAGAGCACATGCAGCGAATCAAGAACAAATGTCTGGCATTCGAGTAGATCTTGATGAAGAAGGAACAAATAGTATTGGTGGCTATGACAAAGAACACTTTATCAATCCTAGTGATGAAGGGAATGATGAAAGTGATGATATACAGAATGTGGATTCTATTATGTTTCCTAAGCCGTCACTTAAAAGACGAGGTTCAATTGATGATACCGAAACTAGCaatcaagtaaaaaaaaataaggcaAAATCTGGTGCGGCATCAATGAGAGAGGATATACACTCTCTAGTGGAGTTTATGTCTAGTAAAAGCACTGCTACATCCCCTTCGGTAGATGATCCCGTCATCGATAAGTGTATGAATATGTTGGCAAATTTTTCTGATATTCCTGCTAGGTATGGAAAGTACAACTATGTTTGCAACATGTTTCTTAAGAAGGATGTACGTCAACTGTTTCTTAAGATGGAAACTGATGAAGCTCGGAAATCTTGGTTGGAGTATAACTATCAGTTACACCttcagaaaatgggctga
- the LOC132642842 gene encoding uncharacterized protein LOC132642842, which translates to MSIHEMLGIFLMTCAHGVGNRMIQDIFQHSGETVHRHFHSVLKAVCKLARDIIQPHPNYNDGCDAHKPCKQRYLPFFKDCIGAIDGTHVKARLPQGQEIPYIGRKGYPTQTILAIVDFNMCFTFAWAGWEGAAHDSRIFAEALRREELNFPHPRGNKYYLVDAGYSHMKGYMAPYKGNNVRYHLAEFRRGATRQLREPRGRIEKFNYLHSSFRNVVERTFGVWKARWSILRDMPYYHIDTQRDIVLATMAIHNYIRKKCNVDDAFQTAENESYIPSVDSNDIGTTSRANNVDVEDVGEQNDVYWMGLRDMIASDISTA; encoded by the exons ATGTCTATACATGAAATGTTAGGCATATTCTTGATGACTTGTGCACATGGAGTTGGAAATCGAATGATACAAGATATCTTTCAACATTCTGGAGAGACAGTTCATAGACACTTTCATAGTGTTTTAAAGGCCGTTTGTAAGCTTGCAAGAGATATCATTCAACCACATCCAAATTATAATGATGGTTGCGATGCTCACAAGCCATGTAAACAAAGATATCTCCCTTTCTTTAAA GACTGTATTGGAGCAATTGATGGCACACATGTTAAAGCTAGATTACCGCAAGGTCAAGAGATACCATATATTGGACGTAAAGGTTATCCGACTCAAACTATTCTCGCCATTGTTGATTTTAATATGTGTTTTACATTTGCATGGGCTGGGTGGGAAGGAGCAGCTCACGATAGTCGTATATTTGCTGAGGCCCTTCGTAGAGAAGAGCTCAACTTTCCACATCCACGCGGAAACAAATATTATCTAGTTGATGCAGGATATTCACACATGAAAGGATACATGGCTCCGTACAAAGGAAATAATGTAAGATATCACCTAGCTGAATTTCGCCGCGGTGCAACTCGACAACTGCGAGAGCCAAGAGGACGCATTGAGAAATTTAACTATTTACATTCTTCTTTTAGAAATGTAGTAGAGCGCACATTTGGTGTTTGGAAAGCAAGATGGTCTATTTTGAGAGACATGCCATACTATCACATTGACACACAAAGGGACATCGTACTTGCTACTATGGCCATTCACAATTATATTAGAAAGAAATGCAATGTGGATGATGCATTCCAAACAGCTGAGAATGAGAGTTATATTCCATCGGTTGATTCTAATGATATTGGCACAACTTCAAGAGCTAACAATGTAGATGTCGAAGATGTAGGAGAACAAAATGATGTCTATTGGATGGGGCTTCGTGATATGATTGCTAGTGACATTTCTACTGCTTGA